One window of the Candidatus Methylomirabilis sp. genome contains the following:
- a CDS encoding 4a-hydroxytetrahydrobiopterin dehydratase, whose product MSKGKECPVISDEEVVKRLEQELPGWYLEGRWIRRKFNTDGWPTTLMLVNTIAYLAEAAWHHPDLEVTWGKVWVKLRTHAAGGVTEKDFTLAKQIEQSVLWRPGEGSPLDGTPNKWVRGGSRE is encoded by the coding sequence ATGTCAAAAGGCAAAGAGTGCCCGGTCATTTCGGACGAAGAGGTGGTCAAGCGTTTGGAGCAAGAGTTGCCAGGGTGGTACCTTGAGGGGCGATGGATCAGGAGGAAGTTCAATACCGACGGTTGGCCAACCACACTGATGCTGGTCAACACGATTGCCTACCTGGCTGAGGCCGCCTGGCATCACCCTGACCTGGAGGTCACATGGGGAAAGGTCTGGGTAAAGCTGAGGACTCATGCCGCCGGAGGGGTCACTGAAAAGGACTTCACCCTTGCCAAGCAGATTGAGCAGTCGGTACTCTGGCGACCAGGCGAGGGCTCTCCTCTTGATGGCACACCGAATAAATGGGTTCGCGGCGGCAGCCGAGAGTAA
- the glpX gene encoding class II fructose-bisphosphatase — translation MTELMDRNLALELSRATEAAALAAARLMGRRDRDGADQAAVDAMRYALSSLDIDGTVVIGEGQKDQGSMLHVGERVGTGSTPALDVAVDPIDGVTLLTNGRPGAISVAALADRHTLFSTQLAYMDKIVVGPRAAGVIDINAPVKENLRQIAKAEGREVDDLTVVMLDRPRHERLIKEVKEAGARIKLISEGDVAPGVMAAMEEDTGIDVLMGTGGSPEAVLIACALKCLGGQMQCRFWPRDEQDRQILESEGHDLDRILTVDDLCKGRNVFVAVTGITDGELLRGVRYTGGYARTTSLMMRSVSGGVRWMEARHDLKRLKEIAGTRYEGVKHRQIHH, via the coding sequence ATGACCGAGCTAATGGATCGAAACCTGGCTCTCGAGCTCAGCAGGGCTACCGAGGCTGCTGCCTTGGCGGCGGCTCGCCTGATGGGCAGACGCGACCGTGATGGCGCCGATCAAGCCGCCGTTGACGCGATGCGCTATGCCCTGAGCTCGTTGGATATTGACGGGACGGTGGTGATTGGGGAGGGGCAGAAAGATCAGGGCTCCATGCTGCATGTGGGAGAGCGGGTCGGCACAGGTTCCACCCCGGCTCTTGATGTCGCCGTAGATCCGATTGATGGCGTCACCCTCCTGACCAACGGCCGACCAGGCGCGATCTCTGTGGCTGCGCTTGCCGATCGGCACACGCTGTTTTCTACCCAGCTTGCCTACATGGACAAGATTGTCGTCGGGCCTCGGGCTGCGGGGGTAATCGACATTAATGCTCCCGTCAAAGAGAACCTGCGACAGATCGCCAAGGCTGAGGGCCGGGAGGTCGATGACCTCACGGTGGTCATGCTCGATCGGCCACGCCACGAGCGCCTCATCAAAGAGGTGAAAGAGGCCGGAGCCCGGATCAAACTGATCAGTGAGGGGGATGTTGCACCAGGGGTGATGGCGGCAATGGAAGAGGACACCGGCATTGATGTCCTCATGGGGACGGGGGGTTCGCCGGAGGCGGTGCTCATCGCCTGCGCACTAAAGTGTTTGGGTGGTCAGATGCAATGTCGGTTCTGGCCGAGAGATGAACAAGACAGGCAGATCCTCGAGTCGGAGGGTCACGATCTGGATCGTATTTTGACTGTGGACGACCTCTGCAAGGGGAGAAATGTGTTTGTGGCAGTTACCGGCATCACCGATGGCGAATTGCTTCGTGGGGTCCGCTATACGGGAGGATACGCGCGAACAACCTCCCTCATGATGCGCTCTGTCTCCGGAGGGGTGCGATGGATGGAGGCAAGGCATGATCTCAAGCGCCTGAAGGAGATCGCCGGAACCCGCTACGAAGGCGTGAAGCATCGGCAGATACACCATTAA